The Cydia strobilella chromosome 13, ilCydStro3.1, whole genome shotgun sequence genomic interval AGCTCCGCACACTGCGCCAATCCCGTCGCTCCGAGAGGATGTCCCTTCGCGATCAGCCCACCGCTCGGATTCACCACAACACGCCCTCCGTACGTGTTGTCCCCGTCGTCTACGAACTTCCCAGCTTTCCCCACTTCACACAGCTGCAGGCCTTCGTACGTGATCATCTCGTTCGTAGCGAAACAGTCGTGAAGCTCGACCACATTCACATCTTTAGGAGATATTCCAGTCTTTTGATATAGACGCTTAGCGGCTAGAGTGGTCATGTCATAGCCAACGAGGCTTAAGAAACTTTTCCCAGTGAAGGCTTCATTAGTATCAGTAGCCATTTCCATGCCAAGAATTTCTACGGCCTTCTTTTGAAGTCCGTTTTGGATAACGGCTTTTTCAGACATTAGGATGGCCGCTCCAGCGCCGTCGCTGGTAGGACAACAGGACAGTTTCGTCAAAGGGCCGAATATCTTTCTTGAATTTAAGACTTCTTCTACGGTATATTCTCTAGCGATCTGTGCGCGTGGATTCTTCGCTCCATGTATATGGTTCTTTGCAGCTATTTTCGCAACATGCTCTTCAGTTGCTCCATATTTCTTCATGTACTCTAGTCCAGCATTGCCAAAGAATTGCGCTGTTCTCGGTGCCTTAGTCAAGCCTGACAGATCCACCATCTTTGCGATGTGTTTGTCAAGAGGTGACGCGCGGTCTTCATAGGCACTGGCACCTAAAGCTCCTGGCGCCATTTTCTCAAAACCAAGAGCTAGAATAACATCATCGCCTCCCTCTATAAGCTGTTTAGCAAGAAACAAAGCAGTTGAGCCGGTAGAGCAGTTGTTATTGACGTTGTAGATGGGAATGCCTGTCATTCCGACTTGGTACAACACTCGCTGTCCGCTTGTAGAGTCTCCTATCGCATATCCACAAACCGCCagctgtattttattatattttataccgGCATCAGTCAATGCCGCTTCTACGGCCTCTTTTCCCATCTCTGGATAATCACGGTCTGGACTCGGTTTTGTGAACTTCGTCATCCCAACTCCAACAACGTAAACTTTTTGCggcatttttaaatgtaattcgCGTACGAAAACGCTTGAACACTTGATCAATACTGGCTGTAGAATTCGTATAAACATAGCTGTTTAAGAGTGATATAACTGGTATCTACAGCAGCGTTATCGCGTAATAATGACATAGTAAATAAGCCGCTCGACGGGTCTTCTTTTATTGACTCATTAATTATTCGAGATTCTAGGCTTTTCTGTTGCTTTTAACTTAAACAATGGAAAATAGGGTGTGGTTTAGAAATAAGgatatttttccatacaataattATACGAAATAGTGTTgcgttttaggtatttatatgtatgtattatgttaGTTTACCTTAGCCATAAACCACCCTTCATTCGATAATTATACTTTACTAAGAATTTTTGTCCGGTCTTTAATTttcgaaataattatttccaaAACTAGAATTTTCATGTCTAATCTGATGGTTTCAAAGCGATGCCTTTTTCAAGTTTAGTAAGAAAAGACAAAATTATTGAAAACGGCGAGATTTACAATCTGATCTTAATTGAACATTATACCATTAAATAGGTAGTTAGAAAATTATATAGTTTATGTAGGTAAAAGTTCCTcagctccctccacactcgtgcgcgaatcgcgagcGCTAAGCCGCGAACCCGAGTGTGGATCtaagttcgctaatcagcgaaatcgactccacacttaCTCGACTGATAAAATTTGCAAGAAAACCAGGCGCAGTATTGTGCCATGTTAGCAATAACAATGCCTCGAACAAGTACTGATAATAACCTTTGCTTGTGAATTCATGCTAATGGGTTCAttcacattatttatttattatttataaggaaTATGTAGATTGACCGCCAGTAGAATTGGTAAGGCGAAttgtatggacggtatagaaagttagagaaaggacgacaatctcttatggcagtaCTGTTGCAAAATtgtacatatgtgccattttcatccaaaagggtacttattgtcggttgtcaataaggcgctatttccatatagcttcaatttgaaatcaaccttatcgacaagcgacaatgtggtaccttttggttgaaaacgtcacatatttggtTAGTATTTACATAGGTATGTTTTATGGTATCGCTCACGGCTGCGCCAAAATGTGTGCAAAAGAATCAAGAATTTAATTTCTCAATACCTCCATTCGCTCTGTCACAAAGAGTATTAAGGTCGTTtcatgaatatttaataaattactaaGCAGTTAAATAAAGAATACTTGCTCTTGACCTTTTTTACTTGACTTTCAAAGTTAGGAATGAcgagtaaaaatatatttactttaataactaccatgtacctagctttaagtgtttagtgagtaagttctttttttgtaactgaagtggcgctgtttgttgaagatttttacaataaatgtcttttcttactttctttctttcatataaATTGTGTAAATGCTGCTTTTATAACTATTATGTAGGTAGATTATATGATTATGTATCCTTTCGATAACATATCTATAGTTATGTCACTACCAGACAAAAGATAAGCATAATctataatttttgaattttaattcaaTGTTTTGTACGCCTTCGAATATCGTTAGTTTTCTACCTTTTTGCAGTTTTACCGCTTACAAAAGAACACACAGATAATAAATTGAAACAcaactttaaatataaaaaaatttattaacaaaatagtACCATTTATAAAATATCCAAGGAATGATAAGATAACATTGAACATTATTCtatctataaaaatacattgcacCTAACATCTATACTTCGATTTCTATAAACAAGAACTGTAGATatatttaaggttataaatagtAGATTAAATCTATCATTCTAACCATTTAATTTCATGTGACTTAATTTTCATGGAACCagctatttaaaaataaatgccctagaCCAAGATCCATAaccaagaaatatttaaagcccactccacactcgtgcgcgaagccgcgaacgcgagtgtgaagGGGGCttaaaaaccactttttttttaatttacagttTCGAGCGGATTTGCTCTATTCTGCCAGCCGCCTGCCTCTGAAGGTCTGTAAGCTTCATCGCGAGTCCCATATTTCCTTGGATCTTAATCTTACCTTGGAAGAAAGCTTTTTGAGGGTTTAGCTTTCCAGAAATTAGGTCAACAACATCTTTGTCGTTAACTGTGAAGGTCACATCAGGTTTGTCCTTGCCGTTGTACGTGACCTTGCCCTTGCCCTCCTTGGCGTTGATGACCCAGTAGCCTTCGCCGTTGGCGCCCTTGACCTTGAAGCCGTAGATGCCTCGGACCTTCTCGATGAGGTTTTCGGTGTCAGTCTCCATGGCATTCTCGAGGATCTTCATGTATTTGTAGACCTa includes:
- the LOC134746427 gene encoding sterol carrier protein 2-like, producing the protein MFIRILQPVLIKCSSVFVRELHLKMPQKVYVVGVGMTKFTKPSPDRDYPEMGKEAVEAALTDAGIKYNKIQLAVCGYAIGDSTSGQRVLYQVGMTGIPIYNVNNNCSTGSTALFLAKQLIEGGDDVILALGFEKMAPGALGASAYEDRASPLDKHIAKMVDLSGLTKAPRTAQFFGNAGLEYMKKYGATEEHVAKIAAKNHIHGAKNPRAQIAREYTVEEVLNSRKIFGPLTKLSCCPTSDGAGAAILMSEKAVIQNGLQKKAVEILGMEMATDTNEAFTGKSFLSLVGYDMTTLAAKRLYQKTGISPKDVNVVELHDCFATNEMITYEGLQLCEVGKAGKFVDDGDNTYGGRVVVNPSGGLIAKGHPLGATGLAQCAELVWQLRGEAGDRQVPNARIALQHNLGLGGAVVVTLYRKGFQNVSSKL